A genome region from Triticum urartu cultivar G1812 unplaced genomic scaffold, Tu2.1 TuUngrouped_contig_4606, whole genome shotgun sequence includes the following:
- the LOC125528060 gene encoding glyoxysomal fatty acid beta-oxidation multifunctional protein MFP-a-like isoform X1: MAKGTTEMEVGSDGVAVIYIANPPVNALSIDVLFSLKGHYEEVLRRNDVKAIVLTGSGRSFSAGLDISAFADIRKPEQLKDHCILIEAMTDIFEDAGKPSVAAIDGPALGGGLEISMVCQARISTPNAQLGLTELQFGVIPGFGGTQRLPRLVGLTKALEMMMLSKPIKAEEAHELGLVDAVVSPNDLLNNARRWALDIYESKRPWARALYKTDKLESPDLAREILNSARVQSRKRAANLQYPFVCIDAVEEGIVSGPQAGLRKEAMAFQELFFSDTCKSLIHVFFSQRATSKQVPGITDLGLMPRKVSNVAIVGGGLMGSGIATALILSHYPVILKEVNEEFLNAGIDRIKENLQSRVRKGKMTKEKYDKTLSLLTGVLDYEKFKSVDLAIETVVENVKLKQQIFAELEQHCPSHCILATNTSTIDLDLIGEKTNSQDRIVGTHFFAPAHIMPLLEIVHTPRASLQAVVTLLDVGKKIKKTPIVVRNCTGFAVNRMFFPYTQAALWLVDHGMDVYKIDQACTEFGMPIGPFRMTDLVGFGVALATGMQHLENFPERVYKSMLISLMTEDKRTGEASQKGFYRYDSKRKASPDPEIMNYLEESRRIAGATPDPELLKLDNSAIAEMVLFPVINEACRVLGEGIAFKASDLDIASIFGMDFPPYRGGIMHWADSIGARRICTMLSEWEMKYGQFFKPCSHLLERAAEGLPLSALATKTMNNQAKDKLLGSC; the protein is encoded by the exons TCCTGTTTAGCTTGAAAGGGCACTATGAAGAGGTGCTTCGAAGGAATGATGTGAAAGCTATTGTTCTTACAG GAAGTGGAAGGTCATTTTCTGCTGGACTCGATATTAGTGCCTTCGCTGATATTCGCAAAC CGGAGCAGCTAAAGGATCACTGCATATTGATTGAAGCCATGACTGATATCTTCGAAG ATGCTGGGAAGCCATCAGTGGCTGCTATTGATGGCCCTGCTCTTGGTGGAGGTTTAGAAATTTCCATG GTATGCCAAGCACGCATTTCAACTCCTAATGCTCAATTAGGCCTCACGGAGCTTCAGTTTGGAGTAATACCTGGATTTGGAG GAACACAGCGCCTTCCCCGCCTTGTTGGACTGACAAAAGCACTTGAAATGATGATG CTCTCGAAGCCAATTAAAGCCGAAGAAGCCCATGAGCTGGGTCTGGTCGACGCTGTTGTTTCACCTAACGATTTGTTGAATAATGCCCGCCGTTGGGCTTTGGACATCTATGAGTCGAAAAGGCCATGGGCCCGAGCCCTCTACAAAACTGACAAGCTTGAATCCCCTGATCTGGCCAGAGAGATCCTCAATTCTGCCAGAGTTCAGTCTCGGAAGCGGGCTGCCAATCTTCAGTATCCATTCGTCTGTATCGATGCTGTCGAAGAAGGTATAGTTTCAGGGCCACAAGCCGGGCTTCGGAAG GAAGCCATGGCTTTTCAGGAACTCTTTTTCTCAGATACATGTAAAAGCTTGATTCATGTGTTCTTTTCACAACGCGCAACATCAAAG CAGGTTCCTGGGATCACAGACTTAGGTTTGATGCCAAGGAAGGTATCTAACGTTGCCATTGTTGGTGGTGGACTTATGGGTTCTGGAATCGCAACCGCGCTGATACTGAGCCATTATCCTGTTATACTGAAAGAAGTCAACGAGGAATTCCTAAATGCAGGAATTGACAGGATCAAAG AAAACTTGCAGAGTCGTGTAAGGAAAGGAAAAATGACAAAGGAGAAATATGACAAGACCCTCTCACTTCTTACAGGTGTCCTCGATTATGAAAAATTCAAGAGTGTTGACTTAGCAATCGAG ACAGTCGTAGAGAATGTGAAGTTGAAGCAGCAGATTTTTGCTGAATTGGAGCAACACTGTCCTTCCCATTGTATTCTTGCCACCAACACTTCCACCATTGATCTTGACCTGATCGGAGAGAAGACAAATTCCCAAGACCGCATTGTTGGCACACACTTCTTCGC TCCAGCTCATATCATGCCTCTTCTTGAGATAGTCCACACCCCTCGCGCCTCTTTGCAAGCAGTTGTCACCTTGCTGGATGTGGGGAAGAAGATCAAGAAGACACCAATAGTGGTCAGAAACTGTACCGGCTTCGCGGTCAACCGGATGTTCTTTCCGTACACTCAGGCAGCactatggcttgtcgatcatgGAATGGATGTTTACAAGATCGATCAGGCTTGTACTGAATTCGGGATGCCAATTGGTCCATTCAG AATGACAGATCTGGTTGGTTTTGGAGTTGCTCTAGCCACAGGCATGCAGCACCTTGAAAACTTCCCTGAGCGGGTCTACAAGTCAATGCTGATTTCTCTCATGACTGAGGACAAAAGAACAG GTGAAGCCTCTCAAAAGGGGTTTTACAGGTATGATAGTAAGAGGAAGGCGAGCCCTGATCCTGAAATCATGAACTATCTCGAGGAGTCGAGGAGAATTGCAGGAGCCACACCTGATCCCGAG TTGCTCAAGCTTGACAACAGCGCGATAGCAGAGATGGTGTTGTTCCCGGTTATCAACGAAGCCTGCCGTGTCCTGGGGGAGGGCATTGCCTTCAAGGCCTCTGACCTCGACATCGCCTCCATCTTCGGAATGGATTTCCCGCCATACAG GGGTGGCATCATGCACTGGGCGGATTCCATCGGCGCAAGGCGCATTTGCACGATGCTGTCGGAGTGGGAGATGAAGTATGGCCAGTTCTTCAAACCTTGCAGCCACCTGTTGGAGAGGGCGGCTGAAGGTCTTCCTCTG AGCGCATTGGCGACGAAGACGATGAACAACCAGGCCAAGGACAAGCT ACTGGGAAGCTGCTGA
- the LOC125528060 gene encoding glyoxysomal fatty acid beta-oxidation multifunctional protein MFP-a-like isoform X3, whose amino-acid sequence MAKGTTEMEVGSDGVAVIYIANPPVNALSIDVLFSLKGHYEEVLRRNDVKAIVLTGSGRSFSAGLDISAFADIRKPEQLKDHCILIEAMTDIFEDAGKPSVAAIDGPALGGGLEISMVCQARISTPNAQLGLTELQFGVIPGFGGTQRLPRLVGLTKALEMMMLSKPIKAEEAHELGLVDAVVSPNDLLNNARRWALDIYESKRPWARALYKTDKLESPDLAREILNSARVQSRKRAANLQYPFVCIDAVEEGIVSGPQAGLRKEAMAFQELFFSDTCKSLIHVFFSQRATSKQVPGITDLGLMPRKVSNVAIVGGGLMGSGIATALILSHYPVILKEVNEEFLNAGIDRIKENLQSRVRKGKMTKEKYDKTLSLLTGVLDYEKFKSVDLAIETVVENVKLKQQIFAELEQHCPSHCILATNTSTIDLDLIGEKTNSQDRIVGTHFFAPAHIMPLLEIVHTPRASLQAVVTLLDVGKKIKKTPIVVRNCTGFAVNRMFFPYTQAALWLVDHGMDVYKIDQACTEFGMPIGPFRMTDLVGFGVALATGMQHLENFPERVYKSMLISLMTEDKRTGEASQKGFYRYDSKRKASPDPEIMNYLEESRRIAGATPDPEIDCLTGAYIYLD is encoded by the exons TCCTGTTTAGCTTGAAAGGGCACTATGAAGAGGTGCTTCGAAGGAATGATGTGAAAGCTATTGTTCTTACAG GAAGTGGAAGGTCATTTTCTGCTGGACTCGATATTAGTGCCTTCGCTGATATTCGCAAAC CGGAGCAGCTAAAGGATCACTGCATATTGATTGAAGCCATGACTGATATCTTCGAAG ATGCTGGGAAGCCATCAGTGGCTGCTATTGATGGCCCTGCTCTTGGTGGAGGTTTAGAAATTTCCATG GTATGCCAAGCACGCATTTCAACTCCTAATGCTCAATTAGGCCTCACGGAGCTTCAGTTTGGAGTAATACCTGGATTTGGAG GAACACAGCGCCTTCCCCGCCTTGTTGGACTGACAAAAGCACTTGAAATGATGATG CTCTCGAAGCCAATTAAAGCCGAAGAAGCCCATGAGCTGGGTCTGGTCGACGCTGTTGTTTCACCTAACGATTTGTTGAATAATGCCCGCCGTTGGGCTTTGGACATCTATGAGTCGAAAAGGCCATGGGCCCGAGCCCTCTACAAAACTGACAAGCTTGAATCCCCTGATCTGGCCAGAGAGATCCTCAATTCTGCCAGAGTTCAGTCTCGGAAGCGGGCTGCCAATCTTCAGTATCCATTCGTCTGTATCGATGCTGTCGAAGAAGGTATAGTTTCAGGGCCACAAGCCGGGCTTCGGAAG GAAGCCATGGCTTTTCAGGAACTCTTTTTCTCAGATACATGTAAAAGCTTGATTCATGTGTTCTTTTCACAACGCGCAACATCAAAG CAGGTTCCTGGGATCACAGACTTAGGTTTGATGCCAAGGAAGGTATCTAACGTTGCCATTGTTGGTGGTGGACTTATGGGTTCTGGAATCGCAACCGCGCTGATACTGAGCCATTATCCTGTTATACTGAAAGAAGTCAACGAGGAATTCCTAAATGCAGGAATTGACAGGATCAAAG AAAACTTGCAGAGTCGTGTAAGGAAAGGAAAAATGACAAAGGAGAAATATGACAAGACCCTCTCACTTCTTACAGGTGTCCTCGATTATGAAAAATTCAAGAGTGTTGACTTAGCAATCGAG ACAGTCGTAGAGAATGTGAAGTTGAAGCAGCAGATTTTTGCTGAATTGGAGCAACACTGTCCTTCCCATTGTATTCTTGCCACCAACACTTCCACCATTGATCTTGACCTGATCGGAGAGAAGACAAATTCCCAAGACCGCATTGTTGGCACACACTTCTTCGC TCCAGCTCATATCATGCCTCTTCTTGAGATAGTCCACACCCCTCGCGCCTCTTTGCAAGCAGTTGTCACCTTGCTGGATGTGGGGAAGAAGATCAAGAAGACACCAATAGTGGTCAGAAACTGTACCGGCTTCGCGGTCAACCGGATGTTCTTTCCGTACACTCAGGCAGCactatggcttgtcgatcatgGAATGGATGTTTACAAGATCGATCAGGCTTGTACTGAATTCGGGATGCCAATTGGTCCATTCAG AATGACAGATCTGGTTGGTTTTGGAGTTGCTCTAGCCACAGGCATGCAGCACCTTGAAAACTTCCCTGAGCGGGTCTACAAGTCAATGCTGATTTCTCTCATGACTGAGGACAAAAGAACAG GTGAAGCCTCTCAAAAGGGGTTTTACAGGTATGATAGTAAGAGGAAGGCGAGCCCTGATCCTGAAATCATGAACTATCTCGAGGAGTCGAGGAGAATTGCAGGAGCCACACCTGATCCCGAG ATAGATTGTCTCACTGGTGCATACATTTATTTGGACTGA
- the LOC125528060 gene encoding glyoxysomal fatty acid beta-oxidation multifunctional protein MFP-a-like isoform X2: MAKGTTEMEVGSDGVAVIYIANPPVNALSIDVLFSLKGHYEEVLRRNDVKAIVLTGSGRSFSAGLDISAFADIRKPEQLKDHCILIEAMTDIFEDAGKPSVAAIDGPALGGGLEISMVCQARISTPNAQLGLTELQFGVIPGFGGTQRLPRLVGLTKALEMMMLSKPIKAEEAHELGLVDAVVSPNDLLNNARRWALDIYESKRPWARALYKTDKLESPDLAREILNSARVQSRKRAANLQYPFVCIDAVEEGIVSGPQAGLRKEAMAFQELFFSDTCKSLIHVFFSQRATSKVPGITDLGLMPRKVSNVAIVGGGLMGSGIATALILSHYPVILKEVNEEFLNAGIDRIKENLQSRVRKGKMTKEKYDKTLSLLTGVLDYEKFKSVDLAIETVVENVKLKQQIFAELEQHCPSHCILATNTSTIDLDLIGEKTNSQDRIVGTHFFAPAHIMPLLEIVHTPRASLQAVVTLLDVGKKIKKTPIVVRNCTGFAVNRMFFPYTQAALWLVDHGMDVYKIDQACTEFGMPIGPFRMTDLVGFGVALATGMQHLENFPERVYKSMLISLMTEDKRTGEASQKGFYRYDSKRKASPDPEIMNYLEESRRIAGATPDPELLKLDNSAIAEMVLFPVINEACRVLGEGIAFKASDLDIASIFGMDFPPYRGGIMHWADSIGARRICTMLSEWEMKYGQFFKPCSHLLERAAEGLPLSALATKTMNNQAKDKLLGSC; this comes from the exons TCCTGTTTAGCTTGAAAGGGCACTATGAAGAGGTGCTTCGAAGGAATGATGTGAAAGCTATTGTTCTTACAG GAAGTGGAAGGTCATTTTCTGCTGGACTCGATATTAGTGCCTTCGCTGATATTCGCAAAC CGGAGCAGCTAAAGGATCACTGCATATTGATTGAAGCCATGACTGATATCTTCGAAG ATGCTGGGAAGCCATCAGTGGCTGCTATTGATGGCCCTGCTCTTGGTGGAGGTTTAGAAATTTCCATG GTATGCCAAGCACGCATTTCAACTCCTAATGCTCAATTAGGCCTCACGGAGCTTCAGTTTGGAGTAATACCTGGATTTGGAG GAACACAGCGCCTTCCCCGCCTTGTTGGACTGACAAAAGCACTTGAAATGATGATG CTCTCGAAGCCAATTAAAGCCGAAGAAGCCCATGAGCTGGGTCTGGTCGACGCTGTTGTTTCACCTAACGATTTGTTGAATAATGCCCGCCGTTGGGCTTTGGACATCTATGAGTCGAAAAGGCCATGGGCCCGAGCCCTCTACAAAACTGACAAGCTTGAATCCCCTGATCTGGCCAGAGAGATCCTCAATTCTGCCAGAGTTCAGTCTCGGAAGCGGGCTGCCAATCTTCAGTATCCATTCGTCTGTATCGATGCTGTCGAAGAAGGTATAGTTTCAGGGCCACAAGCCGGGCTTCGGAAG GAAGCCATGGCTTTTCAGGAACTCTTTTTCTCAGATACATGTAAAAGCTTGATTCATGTGTTCTTTTCACAACGCGCAACATCAAAG GTTCCTGGGATCACAGACTTAGGTTTGATGCCAAGGAAGGTATCTAACGTTGCCATTGTTGGTGGTGGACTTATGGGTTCTGGAATCGCAACCGCGCTGATACTGAGCCATTATCCTGTTATACTGAAAGAAGTCAACGAGGAATTCCTAAATGCAGGAATTGACAGGATCAAAG AAAACTTGCAGAGTCGTGTAAGGAAAGGAAAAATGACAAAGGAGAAATATGACAAGACCCTCTCACTTCTTACAGGTGTCCTCGATTATGAAAAATTCAAGAGTGTTGACTTAGCAATCGAG ACAGTCGTAGAGAATGTGAAGTTGAAGCAGCAGATTTTTGCTGAATTGGAGCAACACTGTCCTTCCCATTGTATTCTTGCCACCAACACTTCCACCATTGATCTTGACCTGATCGGAGAGAAGACAAATTCCCAAGACCGCATTGTTGGCACACACTTCTTCGC TCCAGCTCATATCATGCCTCTTCTTGAGATAGTCCACACCCCTCGCGCCTCTTTGCAAGCAGTTGTCACCTTGCTGGATGTGGGGAAGAAGATCAAGAAGACACCAATAGTGGTCAGAAACTGTACCGGCTTCGCGGTCAACCGGATGTTCTTTCCGTACACTCAGGCAGCactatggcttgtcgatcatgGAATGGATGTTTACAAGATCGATCAGGCTTGTACTGAATTCGGGATGCCAATTGGTCCATTCAG AATGACAGATCTGGTTGGTTTTGGAGTTGCTCTAGCCACAGGCATGCAGCACCTTGAAAACTTCCCTGAGCGGGTCTACAAGTCAATGCTGATTTCTCTCATGACTGAGGACAAAAGAACAG GTGAAGCCTCTCAAAAGGGGTTTTACAGGTATGATAGTAAGAGGAAGGCGAGCCCTGATCCTGAAATCATGAACTATCTCGAGGAGTCGAGGAGAATTGCAGGAGCCACACCTGATCCCGAG TTGCTCAAGCTTGACAACAGCGCGATAGCAGAGATGGTGTTGTTCCCGGTTATCAACGAAGCCTGCCGTGTCCTGGGGGAGGGCATTGCCTTCAAGGCCTCTGACCTCGACATCGCCTCCATCTTCGGAATGGATTTCCCGCCATACAG GGGTGGCATCATGCACTGGGCGGATTCCATCGGCGCAAGGCGCATTTGCACGATGCTGTCGGAGTGGGAGATGAAGTATGGCCAGTTCTTCAAACCTTGCAGCCACCTGTTGGAGAGGGCGGCTGAAGGTCTTCCTCTG AGCGCATTGGCGACGAAGACGATGAACAACCAGGCCAAGGACAAGCT ACTGGGAAGCTGCTGA